One window of Legionella pneumophila subsp. pneumophila str. Philadelphia 1 genomic DNA carries:
- the hflX gene encoding ribosome rescue GTPase HflX — protein sequence MFERPQGGERAVLVQLALPGVDADKALAEFEELALSAKAEVLDCVLGARATPDAKYYVGKGKAEEIAHLVNMLDADLVLVNHELSPSQERNLERLFGCRVVDRSGLILDIFAQRARTFEGKLQVELAQLQHLSTRLIRGWTHLERQKGGIGLRGPGETQLETDRRLLRERIRYINKRLEKVRCSRDQNRQARRKASMPTVSLVGYTNAGKSTLFNVLTGEHTYVADQLFATLDPTMRKLELPGSSAAILADTVGFIRDLPHHLVEAFRATLEETQQADLLLHVIDISDPNWRETVFEVQKVLDELKVNNIPVIQVFNKIDLQEGWQPKIDYTEDSCKVWLSATTGAGLDLLKEAIATQLHGMILIEDIVIKPDQAKLRAQLYQLGAVLKESVDENGDWLMKIRITADQKRRLLS from the coding sequence GTGTTTGAACGTCCACAAGGCGGTGAGCGAGCTGTTTTGGTGCAGTTAGCTCTCCCCGGGGTTGATGCTGATAAGGCATTGGCTGAGTTTGAAGAGTTAGCGCTTTCGGCGAAGGCTGAGGTGTTGGATTGTGTATTAGGTGCCCGAGCTACTCCCGATGCCAAATATTATGTAGGGAAAGGTAAGGCGGAGGAAATAGCTCATTTGGTAAACATGCTCGATGCGGATTTAGTGTTAGTCAATCATGAGCTATCGCCTTCTCAAGAGCGGAATCTCGAGCGATTATTTGGATGTCGAGTTGTCGATAGAAGTGGCTTGATTCTTGATATTTTTGCTCAGAGAGCTCGTACTTTTGAGGGTAAACTTCAAGTTGAGTTAGCCCAATTGCAACATTTATCAACAAGGCTTATTCGTGGATGGACCCATTTGGAAAGGCAAAAAGGAGGGATTGGTTTAAGAGGCCCAGGAGAAACTCAATTGGAAACGGACCGGCGTTTGTTAAGAGAGCGCATTCGTTATATCAATAAGCGATTGGAAAAAGTACGTTGCAGCCGCGATCAAAACAGGCAGGCCAGGCGGAAGGCGTCCATGCCCACTGTTTCTCTAGTGGGTTACACCAATGCCGGAAAATCCACTTTATTTAATGTTTTAACAGGGGAACACACTTATGTGGCTGATCAATTGTTTGCAACCTTGGATCCGACGATGCGTAAATTGGAATTGCCAGGGTCCTCAGCAGCAATTTTAGCAGATACAGTAGGATTTATTCGAGATCTTCCCCATCACTTGGTAGAAGCATTCCGCGCTACTTTAGAGGAAACCCAGCAAGCTGATCTATTACTGCATGTCATTGATATTTCTGACCCGAATTGGCGAGAGACGGTTTTTGAAGTACAAAAGGTGTTAGATGAATTAAAAGTTAATAATATCCCGGTAATTCAGGTATTTAATAAAATTGATTTGCAGGAAGGTTGGCAACCAAAAATTGATTATACTGAGGATTCTTGCAAGGTGTGGTTATCAGCAACAACCGGCGCTGGTCTGGATCTTCTAAAAGAGGCAATAGCAACTCAATTGCATGGTATGATTTTAATTGAGGATATTGTAATTAAGCCTGACCAGGCAAAATTACGAGCCCAATTATACCAATTAGGTGCTGTACTTAAAGAGTCTGTAGATGAAAACGGCGATTGGTTAATGAAAATTAGAATAACGGCTGATCAAAAACGACGATTGCTTTCATGA
- a CDS encoding HlyD family secretion protein has protein sequence MKEKFATWYKIVTKHIRFFFSYSIPMFFKKAKNYINLPIIVVGLALIIGLFHLFSYLIPFTDNAFVVTNVTPVAADVSGFITEIYVKNGQKVKKNDPIFSVYRVPYELAYQQAMADYKEGLKKIDVFQKQIERTVALIKATDAELEKAQFALGLKKNKNVAEAVSVLELKNLGYDVSTLSNKRNALQQEVAVLQAKIEQQRHTVASLKAKMDNAKVNLDLTIVRAPGDGVIDNMYVSPNTPIEIHKPVFSFIDTANYYIQANFNETDLRNVRQGDKAYIILRMYYFDKIFHGVVVNSLWAAERQSTAPKSQIQVVTNQNEWLLLPQRFPLQIKILDPDPDYPLNPGASAYVYISTKR, from the coding sequence GTGAAAGAGAAGTTTGCCACATGGTATAAAATAGTAACTAAACATATCCGGTTTTTCTTTAGTTATTCTATCCCTATGTTTTTTAAAAAGGCCAAAAATTACATCAATCTTCCCATTATTGTCGTTGGCTTGGCTCTTATTATTGGCCTTTTTCATTTATTTTCCTATTTGATCCCTTTCACTGACAATGCGTTTGTTGTTACTAATGTTACCCCTGTAGCTGCTGATGTATCTGGTTTTATTACAGAAATCTATGTAAAGAATGGCCAAAAAGTAAAGAAGAACGATCCTATATTTAGCGTTTACAGGGTTCCTTATGAGTTGGCTTATCAGCAAGCAATGGCTGATTACAAGGAAGGATTAAAAAAAATAGACGTGTTTCAAAAGCAGATTGAAAGAACGGTTGCTTTGATTAAAGCAACGGACGCTGAGCTTGAAAAAGCTCAATTTGCTCTTGGTCTTAAAAAAAATAAGAACGTGGCCGAAGCAGTATCTGTTCTTGAATTAAAAAATCTTGGTTATGATGTTTCTACTTTAAGTAATAAAAGAAATGCTCTGCAACAGGAAGTGGCGGTTTTGCAAGCCAAGATTGAACAACAAAGACATACTGTCGCCAGCCTTAAGGCAAAAATGGATAATGCCAAGGTTAATCTTGATTTAACCATTGTCAGAGCTCCTGGTGATGGAGTGATAGATAATATGTATGTTTCTCCAAATACCCCTATCGAGATCCATAAACCGGTGTTTTCTTTTATAGATACTGCAAATTATTATATCCAGGCTAATTTTAATGAAACGGACTTACGCAATGTACGTCAAGGTGATAAAGCGTATATCATTTTACGCATGTATTATTTTGACAAAATATTTCATGGGGTTGTTGTCAACTCGTTATGGGCTGCTGAACGACAAAGCACTGCTCCAAAGAGTCAAATTCAGGTTGTTACAAATCAAAATGAATGGCTGTTGCTTCCTCAGCGATTTCCATTACAAATCAAGATATTGGATCCCGATCCTGACTATCCTTTAAATCCTGGCGCCAGTGCTTATGTTTATATCTCAACTAAAAGATAA
- a CDS encoding FUSC family protein gives MRRWLGVQAFSYVELRSIQISTVFAFTIFVQEWLRYPRAGWTGFAVMMIYAGFDNGTTIFRTYHRFLGVLLGLFTGYLLWFVGHLDYRTLILIMPLMVFFAFFLVGRAYSVPTVFTVNVSVLGSGYFSTEDTLPVTYFIIDYTLCTLIAFTIILGFEYFWFRHYGLMQRFIKSTQAEVIDDLYRLVRLLNQGKIKKTEWFQACIKLTDSLFEVNKLITNSQFLISSEHAVGDEFNQFVELANRIFIGLKALYMAYYTKHYHTFDYYQLFQQVQKDLVRLKDFVAGEQTIDLSEGVKHATSG, from the coding sequence ATGCGCCGATGGTTAGGAGTACAGGCATTTTCTTATGTTGAGCTGCGCTCTATTCAGATCAGTACGGTCTTTGCGTTTACTATTTTTGTCCAGGAATGGTTGCGTTATCCGCGGGCCGGGTGGACGGGCTTTGCTGTCATGATGATTTATGCCGGTTTTGATAATGGAACAACCATATTCAGGACTTATCATCGGTTTTTAGGAGTGCTTTTAGGCTTATTCACCGGATATCTATTATGGTTTGTAGGTCATCTGGATTATCGAACGTTAATTCTGATTATGCCTTTAATGGTTTTTTTCGCGTTTTTCCTGGTAGGAAGAGCATACAGTGTTCCCACTGTATTTACGGTCAATGTGTCAGTACTTGGTTCTGGTTACTTTAGTACGGAAGATACGCTCCCAGTCACCTATTTTATTATCGATTATACTCTTTGCACGTTGATCGCCTTTACTATTATTCTAGGCTTTGAATACTTTTGGTTTAGGCATTACGGACTGATGCAGCGATTTATCAAAAGTACTCAGGCTGAAGTGATTGATGATCTTTACAGGCTGGTTCGTTTGCTAAATCAGGGTAAAATAAAGAAAACAGAATGGTTCCAGGCTTGTATCAAATTGACTGACAGTTTGTTTGAGGTCAATAAGCTCATAACAAACTCCCAGTTTTTAATCAGTTCAGAACATGCTGTAGGGGATGAATTTAATCAGTTTGTGGAATTGGCTAATCGTATTTTCATTGGCTTGAAAGCCTTATATATGGCTTATTATACGAAACATTATCATACGTTTGATTATTATCAACTATTTCAACAGGTTCAAAAAGATTTGGTGCG
- a CDS encoding lpg0008 family Dot/Icm T4SS effector has product MTFTCDELKGLEHPYEVLGNGDALAENREELNKLSNDEKLVLASRLVLECPVNELKDFSHAIEAARMPQDDSDTFHSFLFQAYQVKKRIISLLDPRNKNPHSMILEKEFDGELFNNFNKLAIDVLNNNEVAIALRLAETTPAQDRSRVSQNINNIFPQSLFAAKVGHAFAVRRDIERLLLGDRPDQFFSSREFKIDSCIEFASLFNVINDKESSIAGKLALRTPAENRTDVVMKIKGFCAEDSELAIKVQSALALRRDIERNLLGDNPEQFFNSRDFSVDLCLEFAILFPELLKGHEQAIGEKLAKLDAKVRSDISRKLEMINGAAHEQSSPFRIIASAMVPKEEPCLTKPTPVVLPSTEEIVPKQESPTSLRNRNVLFKEQTEEHKKKNSQMEPIVSDSEEEEEKQNCWTSFCGLFGK; this is encoded by the coding sequence ATGACGTTTACTTGCGATGAATTAAAAGGATTAGAGCACCCCTACGAAGTACTTGGCAATGGTGACGCACTGGCGGAAAACCGCGAAGAGCTAAACAAATTAAGCAATGACGAAAAATTAGTTTTAGCCAGCCGCCTCGTTTTGGAGTGCCCCGTTAATGAATTAAAAGATTTTTCTCATGCCATTGAAGCAGCAAGAATGCCACAAGATGATAGCGATACCTTTCATTCCTTTTTATTCCAGGCTTATCAGGTAAAAAAAAGAATCATTTCCTTGCTCGATCCGCGCAATAAAAACCCTCATTCCATGATATTGGAGAAGGAATTTGATGGTGAGCTATTTAATAATTTTAATAAATTGGCTATTGATGTATTAAATAACAATGAAGTCGCAATTGCATTGAGACTGGCTGAAACAACTCCTGCTCAAGATCGTTCACGAGTATCTCAAAATATCAACAATATTTTCCCACAGTCTCTGTTTGCCGCTAAAGTCGGCCACGCTTTTGCCGTTCGCAGAGACATAGAGCGACTATTGCTAGGTGACAGGCCTGATCAATTCTTCTCAAGTCGTGAATTCAAGATCGATTCTTGCATCGAATTTGCAAGTTTATTCAATGTAATTAATGATAAAGAATCTTCTATTGCCGGAAAACTTGCACTGAGAACTCCTGCTGAAAATCGCACTGATGTAGTAATGAAAATTAAAGGTTTTTGTGCCGAAGATAGTGAACTTGCGATAAAAGTCCAATCTGCCCTTGCATTAAGAAGGGATATAGAGCGCAATCTATTAGGTGATAATCCAGAACAATTTTTCAATAGCCGAGATTTTAGCGTTGATTTATGCCTTGAGTTTGCAATTTTATTCCCGGAATTATTAAAAGGCCATGAACAAGCTATCGGAGAAAAATTAGCTAAGCTGGATGCTAAAGTACGCTCAGATATCAGTAGAAAACTGGAAATGATCAATGGAGCAGCTCACGAGCAATCAAGCCCTTTCAGAATAATAGCCAGTGCCATGGTGCCTAAAGAAGAGCCTTGCCTGACAAAGCCCACTCCCGTTGTCTTGCCATCTACTGAAGAAATTGTACCAAAGCAAGAATCACCAACCAGTTTACGCAACAGGAACGTTTTATTTAAAGAACAAACAGAAGAACACAAGAAGAAAAACTCTCAGATGGAACCCATTGTCTCAGATTCTGAAGAAGAAGAAGAGAAACAGAATTGCTGGACTAGTTTTTGTGGGTTATTTGGCAAGTAA
- the hfq gene encoding RNA chaperone Hfq has translation MSKNHLLQDPFLNELRKEKVPVSVFLVNGIKLHGIIDSFDQYVVMLKNSITQMVYKHAISTVVPSRMVKIPAEESSGEEEGTVAD, from the coding sequence ATGTCTAAAAATCATTTACTACAAGACCCTTTCCTAAATGAATTGCGCAAGGAAAAGGTACCTGTTTCAGTGTTCCTGGTCAATGGTATTAAATTGCATGGGATAATCGATTCTTTTGATCAATATGTGGTGATGCTTAAAAACTCCATAACCCAAATGGTTTATAAACACGCCATTTCAACAGTTGTTCCTTCTCGAATGGTCAAAATTCCTGCTGAGGAAAGCTCTGGTGAGGAAGAAGGAACTGTGGCAGACTAA
- a CDS encoding TlpA disulfide reductase family protein: MKRLIPTFIYLLVLAITPFSTHAEALLKDTFGHNIPFSSLKGKWVFINYWASWCETCVDEIPEFNRFYKNHKNEAVALYAVNYDALPLPEQKLLIKKFNINYPNLLKDPAQDLQLGDITGVPVTFVFNPKGQLIKKLYGGQTAKTLEKVIAENRTS; encoded by the coding sequence ATGAAGCGCTTAATACCTACTTTCATATACCTGCTGGTTTTAGCAATTACTCCCTTCTCTACTCATGCAGAAGCGCTTTTGAAAGACACTTTTGGTCACAATATTCCTTTTTCATCACTTAAAGGAAAATGGGTTTTTATCAACTATTGGGCAAGCTGGTGTGAAACCTGTGTCGATGAAATCCCTGAATTTAATCGCTTTTACAAAAACCATAAAAATGAGGCAGTAGCCCTATACGCAGTCAATTACGATGCTCTTCCCTTACCAGAGCAAAAATTACTAATTAAAAAATTTAATATTAACTACCCTAATTTGTTAAAGGATCCGGCTCAGGATTTACAATTAGGAGACATCACAGGAGTGCCTGTAACTTTTGTATTTAACCCAAAAGGGCAATTAATTAAAAAATTATACGGGGGACAAACGGCAAAAACATTAGAAAAAGTCATTGCAGAGAACAGGACCTCCTAA
- a CDS encoding pirin family protein has translation MKAMEVEQLIQGTLIRDGGGVKLRRYIGADKTNHFEPILLFDYFDSSDPLDYLAGFPPHPHRGFETITYLMEGSITHEDNKGNKGVINAGGVQWMTAGKGIIHSEMPSSSTDRLHGLQLWLNLPAAEKWREPRYQEKSSDQLPIEVMESGATIKVIAGRIDQGLSSPIVEIATRPLFLDITLPANATIQQTIPDDYQAVLFVIEGTVNTGGQQITAGTLASLTNGERIQIEGKDKENRNHCLLIAAAKLHEPIVRYGPFVMNTQEEIMQAIHDFRTGHF, from the coding sequence ATGAAAGCAATGGAAGTAGAGCAGTTAATCCAGGGAACATTAATACGAGATGGTGGAGGAGTTAAATTACGTCGCTATATAGGAGCTGATAAAACCAATCACTTTGAACCTATACTGCTTTTTGACTATTTTGACAGTTCAGATCCATTGGATTATCTCGCCGGGTTTCCGCCTCATCCGCATCGCGGATTTGAAACAATTACCTATCTGATGGAGGGAAGCATTACCCATGAAGACAATAAAGGTAACAAAGGAGTAATAAACGCAGGTGGTGTGCAGTGGATGACTGCAGGAAAAGGGATTATTCATTCGGAAATGCCTTCGTCTTCAACGGACCGGTTGCATGGTTTGCAGTTGTGGTTAAATTTGCCTGCTGCAGAAAAATGGCGAGAACCTCGTTATCAGGAAAAATCATCGGATCAACTACCTATTGAAGTCATGGAATCAGGTGCAACCATCAAAGTAATAGCAGGAAGAATTGATCAAGGATTGAGTTCACCCATTGTTGAAATTGCGACCCGACCTTTGTTTCTAGACATCACTCTCCCTGCCAATGCAACTATTCAACAAACGATTCCTGATGATTATCAAGCTGTCCTTTTTGTCATTGAAGGTACCGTGAATACAGGAGGACAGCAAATTACCGCAGGGACTTTAGCCAGCCTGACAAACGGTGAAAGAATACAAATAGAAGGCAAAGACAAAGAAAATAGAAATCATTGTTTACTGATAGCTGCGGCTAAACTTCATGAACCTATTGTTCGCTATGGTCCTTTTGTAATGAATACTCAAGAAGAAATTATGCAGGCAATACATGATTTTCGTACAGGACATTTTTAG
- a CDS encoding patatin-like phospholipase family protein, producing the protein MSLEVEPKPHGNNPYANRFDNLPLKDQGRFPRVAYVLQGGGSLGAYQFGVVKGLLEAGYEPDWIAATSIGAIQAAIIVGNPPEKRVEKLERFWDEIAPGNFFDFLGESDITLDFYNKLSAACALLFGQPEFFFPKWCTGTIPLWGDPTTLSYYDTTPLRKTLLDLIDFELLNSCPIRLSLGAVQISNGHLIYFNNINYRIEVEHIMASAALPPGFPAVNIDGELYWDGGVHSNTPLEVILEAIPAENTLCFLIDCFGGRSFIPKNMSEIEERRKDISYGTHAQRTIYNYLQRQKMRNSMMELSRILTDEQKKESAHLLDIGSPHHCTLVHLAYSSRIVKAASKDYNFGRVVIKKRMEAGYSDAKAVLAEESQWGYLPEDGKSRLYESPNNLSRLFRKRKKEVF; encoded by the coding sequence ATGAGTTTGGAAGTGGAGCCTAAACCGCACGGTAATAATCCTTATGCCAATCGCTTTGATAACTTACCCCTCAAGGATCAAGGACGTTTCCCCCGTGTGGCTTATGTGCTGCAAGGCGGTGGCTCTTTGGGAGCCTATCAATTTGGTGTGGTTAAAGGGCTTCTTGAAGCCGGGTATGAACCGGACTGGATTGCAGCAACCTCTATTGGTGCCATACAAGCAGCGATTATTGTAGGAAATCCTCCAGAAAAGCGTGTTGAAAAACTCGAAAGATTTTGGGATGAAATTGCCCCGGGTAATTTTTTCGATTTTTTAGGTGAATCTGATATCACTTTAGATTTTTATAATAAATTAAGTGCCGCTTGTGCTTTATTATTTGGCCAGCCTGAGTTTTTTTTTCCAAAATGGTGCACCGGAACAATTCCTTTATGGGGTGATCCAACGACTCTGAGCTATTATGATACGACTCCTCTTCGCAAGACATTGCTGGATCTTATTGATTTTGAATTGCTAAATTCCTGCCCCATTCGTTTAAGTCTCGGTGCTGTTCAAATCAGCAATGGCCATTTAATCTATTTTAATAATATCAATTATCGTATAGAAGTGGAGCACATTATGGCAAGTGCTGCTTTACCTCCGGGCTTTCCTGCCGTTAATATCGATGGAGAATTGTATTGGGATGGTGGTGTGCACTCTAACACCCCATTAGAAGTTATTCTGGAGGCCATTCCTGCAGAAAATACCTTGTGTTTTCTAATTGATTGTTTTGGTGGGCGATCGTTTATTCCCAAAAACATGAGTGAAATTGAAGAGAGAAGAAAAGACATTTCATATGGAACCCATGCTCAACGTACTATTTACAATTATTTGCAGAGACAAAAAATGCGAAACTCAATGATGGAATTAAGCCGTATTTTAACGGATGAACAAAAGAAGGAGAGCGCTCATTTGTTAGATATTGGAAGCCCCCATCATTGTACCTTGGTTCATTTGGCTTACAGTTCAAGAATAGTAAAAGCGGCTTCGAAGGATTACAACTTTGGCCGAGTTGTCATTAAGAAGCGAATGGAAGCTGGGTATTCAGATGCCAAGGCTGTGCTGGCAGAAGAATCTCAATGGGGTTATTTACCTGAGGATGGAAAAAGCCGATTATATGAGTCACCCAACAATCTTTCTCGATTGTTTCGAAAACGGAAAAAAGAGGTATTTTAG
- the cegC1 gene encoding Dot/Icm T4SS effector CegC1, producing MNTTEHTELGNGLLMDKIEGNPYLRIDEFGVLHLRLQRFGENNLPEPMELEMSAGEIIAMAGDYFTQANWTMDLDLPKCELFNSPAELGKHLIRKPIDPKEENALITAYNNLAAPDVTRKEIDRIYSINNANYVPFSPTLNFYAQQLMYYFRVKDYGEMLVRNQTHFTPWSIRVYILGHAIALRYARLSYELKQLATDRNYQSDNPDLSTLKISLQNKNETLSSNTLLDLANRYHAQAYSIELFTFHYYSDHFATGHMSMIGDLRVVLKERFGVWGNILANNLHDEVNRVGVYTVRPYDPTPNTTEAPSRARGDGKFDTCLNQFNRLACLNGMTASLKDINQVLSGGVIPEQKKFGGLVHMPDVDFNSRQHQPLLVLSKGKVYYRNNLSQIHIISPSEYEALRENPEKHGYKELTSKWAAFKLVTKLRLFPYLYDGSVMPVSDEKLAEIIADEKRRNPQRAPIPTPSCLPESEPTVFDWRTKASWRNNKDSLDILDGLKKHSILAAKQTHSAIQEEEEVRLNLGV from the coding sequence ATGAACACAACGGAACATACAGAGCTGGGCAATGGTTTGCTCATGGATAAAATCGAAGGCAATCCATATTTACGAATAGATGAGTTTGGCGTGCTCCATCTGCGACTTCAACGATTCGGTGAAAACAACCTGCCTGAGCCAATGGAGCTGGAGATGTCCGCTGGCGAAATTATTGCCATGGCGGGTGACTACTTTACACAGGCTAATTGGACTATGGATTTGGATCTGCCCAAATGCGAGCTATTCAACTCCCCGGCAGAATTGGGAAAACACCTCATTCGCAAACCTATAGATCCTAAAGAAGAGAATGCTTTAATTACAGCATACAATAACCTGGCTGCTCCTGATGTTACTCGAAAAGAAATTGATCGCATTTATTCCATTAATAATGCTAACTATGTGCCCTTTTCGCCTACGTTGAATTTCTATGCTCAACAACTGATGTATTATTTTCGCGTCAAAGACTATGGGGAAATGCTTGTTCGGAACCAAACTCATTTTACGCCATGGTCTATTCGAGTTTATATATTGGGTCACGCTATCGCATTGAGATATGCACGTTTATCCTACGAATTAAAACAATTGGCTACCGACAGAAACTATCAATCAGATAACCCTGACTTGAGTACTTTAAAAATCTCATTACAAAATAAGAATGAAACTCTTTCAAGCAATACCCTGCTTGATTTGGCGAATCGCTATCACGCCCAAGCTTATTCTATAGAGCTGTTTACTTTTCACTACTATTCTGATCATTTTGCTACAGGACATATGTCCATGATTGGCGATTTACGTGTCGTATTAAAAGAGCGTTTCGGAGTATGGGGCAATATCCTGGCTAATAATCTTCATGATGAAGTAAATCGTGTTGGAGTTTATACAGTGAGACCCTATGATCCAACCCCTAATACAACAGAGGCTCCGTCTCGAGCACGTGGGGATGGGAAATTTGATACCTGCCTTAATCAATTTAACCGTTTAGCTTGCCTAAACGGTATGACCGCATCACTAAAGGACATCAATCAAGTATTATCAGGAGGTGTAATACCGGAGCAAAAAAAATTCGGTGGTTTGGTGCATATGCCCGACGTTGATTTTAACTCAAGACAACATCAACCATTGCTGGTTTTAAGTAAAGGAAAAGTATATTACCGCAACAATCTCAGTCAAATTCACATAATTTCTCCTTCTGAATATGAGGCACTCAGAGAAAACCCTGAAAAACATGGGTATAAAGAGCTAACCAGTAAATGGGCTGCCTTTAAATTAGTTACCAAATTACGTCTCTTTCCTTATCTTTATGACGGCTCGGTTATGCCTGTTTCTGATGAAAAGCTCGCCGAAATTATCGCAGATGAAAAACGCAGAAATCCACAACGAGCTCCCATCCCCACACCATCATGCCTTCCGGAAAGCGAACCAACTGTATTCGATTGGCGAACAAAAGCGAGCTGGCGTAATAATAAAGACTCTCTGGATATTTTGGATGGGTTAAAGAAACACAGTATTTTGGCAGCAAAACAAACCCATTCGGCCATTCAAGAGGAAGAAGAGGTCCGGTTGAATTTGGGAGTCTGA